In Alteromonas naphthalenivorans, one DNA window encodes the following:
- the glpQ gene encoding glycerophosphodiester phosphodiesterase yields MLKIRHALLTFSLSISIFASPVLLAKDFDVIAHRGASGYLPEHTLEAATLAFAMNPDFIEQDAVITKDGIAVVLHDIHLETVTNVEQVFPERARKDGRFYALDFTLAELRTLQVHERANSKGEQVFTKRYTGNTANFTVATLEEHYELITQLNREFNTNVGVYTEVKSPAWHNEQGVDASQIVIASLTRFNLANKDANSYLQCFDFDEIKRIRKDLNYAGKVVMLIGENSWGESTTDYDWIKSEAGMKEVAKYADGLGPWLGQLLDPQAMETGKLIPASWVEYAHSEGFIIHPYTFRQDALPPGMTAEQLLSTLKHVVNVDGVFTDHVPPVKAWLEAQGE; encoded by the coding sequence GCCCAGTACTATTGGCGAAAGACTTCGATGTTATTGCTCATAGGGGCGCGTCAGGTTATCTGCCTGAGCACACATTAGAAGCCGCCACGCTTGCTTTTGCCATGAACCCTGACTTTATTGAGCAAGATGCGGTTATTACTAAAGATGGGATTGCTGTGGTCTTGCACGACATACACTTAGAAACAGTAACCAATGTTGAGCAAGTATTTCCAGAGCGTGCACGTAAAGATGGTCGCTTTTACGCCTTAGACTTCACGTTAGCTGAGCTTCGTACTCTGCAAGTACACGAACGAGCGAACAGCAAGGGTGAACAAGTTTTTACAAAACGCTATACAGGGAATACGGCAAATTTTACCGTGGCAACCTTAGAAGAACACTACGAGCTTATTACTCAGCTTAATCGAGAGTTCAATACCAATGTAGGGGTTTATACGGAAGTAAAATCACCAGCGTGGCATAACGAACAAGGAGTAGATGCTAGCCAGATTGTGATTGCATCACTAACACGATTTAATCTTGCCAATAAAGACGCCAACAGTTACTTGCAGTGTTTCGACTTCGATGAAATAAAGCGCATTAGAAAAGACCTAAACTATGCGGGAAAAGTGGTCATGCTAATAGGTGAAAACAGTTGGGGAGAATCAACCACAGACTACGATTGGATCAAAAGTGAAGCAGGCATGAAAGAAGTGGCTAAATATGCCGACGGTTTAGGCCCTTGGTTAGGCCAACTACTAGACCCCCAAGCGATGGAAACAGGCAAACTGATACCCGCATCTTGGGTTGAGTATGCCCATTCAGAAGGTTTCATTATTCATCCCTACACGTTCCGTCAAGATGCCCTACCGCCAGGTATGACTGCAGAGCAACTTCTTTCTACCCTGAAACACGTGGTAAACGTAGACGGCGTATTTACCGACCATGTGCCGCCGGTAAAAGCCTGGCTTGAAGCACAAGGCGAATAG
- a CDS encoding flagellar protein MotY, with protein sequence MRQYSATVETSNWEVVDASRLQCTLNHPLPGYGDAMFTSVASKRLNMEFELDMHLLPNRFDVAAVYSVPPKWMPGVAPKTIADMTLRTQYNGDLPQDAAWTMLSELEKGFWPTIYYQDWYNEYDKVSVALNASNFSMVYRDFVKCVSNLLPYNFDDIAYTVLSYQKNSTELTKYSQKRLTMIGEYLKEDSDLELVLLDGYTDSYGGRWNNEQLSIRRANEVKSYLTTIGVPDDRIQLTGHGEKRHIANNDTRESRAQNRRVVVRLSKS encoded by the coding sequence ATGCGTCAGTATTCTGCTACGGTAGAAACGTCTAACTGGGAAGTGGTTGATGCATCGCGTTTGCAATGTACATTGAACCATCCTTTACCCGGTTACGGCGATGCCATGTTTACAAGCGTGGCTTCTAAACGGCTTAATATGGAATTTGAGCTAGACATGCATTTATTGCCTAACCGCTTCGATGTAGCTGCTGTTTATTCTGTACCGCCAAAGTGGATGCCGGGTGTAGCGCCTAAAACCATCGCCGATATGACATTGCGCACGCAATATAACGGTGACCTTCCGCAAGACGCTGCATGGACTATGCTAAGTGAACTCGAAAAAGGCTTCTGGCCCACCATTTATTATCAAGACTGGTATAACGAATACGATAAAGTGAGTGTTGCATTAAACGCCAGTAATTTCTCGATGGTGTATCGAGACTTCGTTAAGTGTGTGTCTAACTTATTGCCTTACAACTTCGACGATATTGCCTATACGGTGTTGTCGTATCAGAAAAACAGTACCGAACTGACTAAGTATTCTCAAAAGCGCCTAACAATGATTGGGGAATACCTAAAAGAAGATAGCGACTTAGAGTTAGTATTGCTTGATGGCTATACCGATAGCTATGGCGGGCGATGGAACAACGAACAATTATCTATACGCCGAGCCAATGAAGTAAAAAGCTACTTAACTACCATAGGCGTGCCCGATGACAGAATTCAACTGACGGGGCACGGTGAGAAGCGCCATATAGCAAATAACGATACCCGAGAGTCGCGAGCGCAAAATAGAAGGGTAGTAGTGCGGTTATCTAAATCTTAG
- the rnt gene encoding ribonuclease T → MSELHHSLPHRFRGYFPVVIDVETAGFNAGTDALLEIAAVTVKMEEDGLIYPDQTFHYHVDPFEGANLEPAALEFNGIDPHCALRGAIEESEAMKSLCKGIRKAQKDADCQRSVIVAHNATFDQSFVNAAIARCNIKRTPFHPFVSFDTTSLAGLTLGQTVLVKACRAAGIEFDQKEAHSALYDAQKTTELFCFMVNRYKALGGWPLAGEPISPDEPC, encoded by the coding sequence ATGTCTGAGTTGCACCACTCCCTTCCTCATCGTTTTAGGGGCTACTTCCCTGTTGTTATCGACGTTGAAACCGCCGGTTTTAATGCTGGGACCGATGCCTTACTTGAAATTGCTGCCGTAACGGTAAAAATGGAAGAAGATGGTCTGATTTATCCCGACCAAACTTTTCATTACCATGTCGATCCTTTTGAAGGCGCGAACTTAGAGCCTGCAGCGCTAGAGTTTAACGGCATTGACCCTCACTGTGCCCTGCGCGGTGCCATAGAAGAAAGTGAAGCAATGAAGTCGCTGTGCAAAGGTATTCGAAAAGCGCAAAAAGATGCGGATTGCCAGCGTTCGGTAATCGTGGCGCATAACGCCACCTTCGATCAAAGTTTCGTGAACGCCGCCATAGCTCGCTGCAACATTAAGCGCACGCCTTTCCACCCGTTTGTATCATTTGATACCACCAGCCTTGCAGGTTTAACCTTAGGTCAAACCGTATTAGTTAAAGCCTGCCGAGCGGCAGGTATTGAGTTTGATCAAAAAGAAGCCCATAGCGCTTTATATGATGCGCAAAAAACCACAGAGCTATTTTGCTTTATGGTAAATCGCTACAAAGCACTTGGCGGCTGGCCCTTAGCTGGTGAACCTATCAGCCCTGATGAGCCTTGCTGA
- a CDS encoding peroxiredoxin, whose product MSVLVGRPAPDFTAAAVLGSGEIVDSFSLSETIKGKKAVLFFYPLDFTFVCPSELIAFDKRFEEFKKRGVEVIGVSIDSQFSHNAWRNTPVNEGGIGPVQYTLVADVKHEICQAYDVEHPEDGVAFRGSFLIDEEGLVRHQVINDLPLGRNVDEMLRMVDALAFHQDHGEVCPAGWTQGKAGMDASPEGVAKYLAAEADKL is encoded by the coding sequence ATGAGTGTATTAGTTGGCCGTCCAGCGCCGGATTTTACCGCTGCTGCAGTATTAGGTTCAGGTGAAATAGTTGATTCATTTTCACTATCTGAAACCATCAAAGGCAAAAAAGCGGTACTTTTTTTCTACCCGCTAGATTTCACCTTTGTTTGCCCATCTGAACTTATTGCTTTTGATAAGCGTTTTGAAGAATTTAAAAAACGGGGCGTAGAAGTGATTGGGGTTTCTATCGATTCACAGTTTTCTCATAACGCATGGCGAAATACGCCAGTAAACGAAGGTGGCATTGGTCCAGTTCAATATACGTTAGTGGCCGACGTGAAACATGAAATTTGTCAGGCGTATGATGTTGAGCATCCAGAAGATGGCGTGGCATTTAGAGGTTCTTTCCTGATTGATGAAGAAGGCCTAGTACGTCATCAAGTGATTAACGACCTTCCGCTAGGCCGTAATGTAGACGAAATGCTTCGTATGGTCGATGCACTTGCATTCCATCAGGATCATGGCGAAGTTTGCCCAGCAGGTTGGACACAAGGTAAAGCGGGTATGGATGCTTCACCAGAAGGCGTAGCCAAGTACCTTGCAGCAGAAGCTGACAAGTTATAA
- a CDS encoding bacterioferritin-associated ferredoxin, with amino-acid sequence MFVCMCYGVTDKSIRAAVQGNGVGNMRELREHMELGSQCGKCIQMAQQIIDQTIIDDSMFKNVG; translated from the coding sequence ATGTTTGTATGTATGTGTTACGGCGTTACCGATAAAAGCATACGCGCCGCAGTACAAGGTAATGGCGTAGGTAACATGCGTGAATTGCGTGAACATATGGAACTTGGTTCCCAGTGTGGCAAGTGCATCCAAATGGCACAACAGATTATCGATCAAACCATCATCGATGATTCTATGTTTAAAAACGTAGGCTAG
- a CDS encoding TonB-dependent receptor: MKQSNQTAFQFSIPAQDADDALTELAKQANTTLLFPFDLAQTVKTNSLEGNFTLNEALSKLLDGTELAVVTDSAGQVSIRSRSDVVAQNRKDEGEESVQEEDTSNALERIAVVGTRSSPRSVVESPVPLDIIGSESLRSQGNSDALSMLSTMVPSLNVNDQPINDATSLVRPANLRGMASDHTLLLVNGKRRHRSAVITFLGGGLSDGAQGPDISVIPAYALKQIEVLRDGAAAQYGSDAIAGVINFVLDDSDSGGSIALKTGTYSEGDGELFQIQANKGFRLGENGFLNATVEYRQQQGTSRSVQRDDAQGLIDAGNRLISSPAQIWGALDVNEDMKMSANAGWDIAPNYEGYALATYAHREISGGFYFRNPQTREGVFSETNEETGESRLLVGDLDGIGQGIRCPTIFLDDTNVLDNPDYLRIADNTTALGANCFAFNEWFPGGFTPQFGGTITDASVFAGVKTELDNGWAMDLSASVGYSDIAYRLSGTVNPSLGPDSPLSFSPGSVSQVERTFNLDFAKLIQSVFEEPISIAMGAEWRRETYFQKAGDDASYAADSLAFDPTTGASQGFSIGSNGFPGYQPQSAGHWSRSNWAVYIDLEFFLSEAWQFGVATRVEHFTDFGSTFDGKLSTRYKVNDLFALRGSINTGFKAPTVGQSNVINVTTAYSANGLEDQATLPPTDLISQQLGATPLTPEESVNFSLGVVMHVSDTFFATLDYFNIRLMDRISTTSAIPLSEADIQVLSANGRDDAANYNAAKFFTNDFDTQTQGVDLVVHYDFMVQDWKQTLLLAYNWTDTQVERVTLYPTMVDGEITLMPNLTTQRIRMLEDNLPAHRGSLTLEQYIGDFNFTWRANYYGKYYEDHLDASAGMDIYGSDTLTADAQVAWFFSPSWGVTLGVQNLFDTKPDSNPFSGEVGALYPPTSPGGINGAFYYLGLEYSVD, from the coding sequence ATAAAGCAGTCTAATCAAACGGCCTTTCAGTTTTCAATTCCAGCCCAAGATGCCGATGACGCGCTAACAGAACTAGCAAAGCAAGCTAATACCACACTCTTATTTCCTTTCGACTTAGCGCAAACGGTTAAAACTAATTCTTTAGAAGGCAACTTCACCCTTAACGAAGCCTTATCAAAATTGCTTGATGGCACCGAGCTTGCTGTGGTGACTGACAGTGCTGGGCAAGTCAGTATTCGTTCTCGCAGTGATGTAGTTGCTCAAAATAGAAAAGACGAGGGTGAAGAGAGTGTTCAAGAAGAAGACACAAGTAATGCGCTTGAGCGCATTGCCGTAGTAGGGACCAGAAGTTCTCCTCGTAGTGTGGTCGAATCGCCCGTGCCACTCGATATTATTGGCTCAGAATCGTTACGTTCACAAGGCAACAGCGATGCCTTGTCGATGCTAAGCACCATGGTGCCTTCTTTAAACGTCAACGATCAGCCTATTAATGATGCTACCAGTTTAGTGCGACCTGCTAATTTACGAGGTATGGCGTCAGATCACACATTACTGCTCGTCAACGGTAAACGCAGACATCGCTCGGCAGTCATTACTTTTCTTGGCGGTGGCTTATCTGATGGCGCACAGGGGCCGGATATTTCGGTTATCCCTGCTTATGCATTAAAACAAATTGAAGTTTTACGAGATGGTGCTGCGGCACAATACGGTTCAGATGCCATTGCCGGCGTGATTAACTTCGTACTTGATGATAGTGATTCAGGTGGCAGCATCGCACTTAAAACGGGTACCTATTCTGAAGGTGATGGTGAGTTATTTCAGATACAGGCTAATAAAGGTTTTCGTTTAGGTGAAAACGGCTTCTTGAACGCCACGGTAGAATATCGACAGCAACAAGGCACATCACGCTCTGTTCAGCGTGATGATGCACAAGGCCTCATTGATGCGGGTAATAGGCTTATAAGCAGCCCTGCGCAAATATGGGGCGCGTTAGATGTTAACGAAGACATGAAAATGTCGGCAAATGCGGGGTGGGACATTGCGCCTAACTACGAAGGTTACGCGTTAGCAACTTATGCCCATCGTGAAATAAGTGGCGGTTTTTACTTTCGCAACCCACAAACCCGAGAAGGTGTCTTTTCTGAAACGAACGAAGAAACGGGCGAGAGTCGTTTATTGGTTGGGGATTTAGACGGTATAGGGCAGGGGATTAGATGCCCCACCATTTTCCTTGATGATACCAATGTATTGGATAACCCCGATTATTTGCGTATTGCCGATAATACCACCGCACTTGGTGCGAACTGCTTTGCCTTTAACGAGTGGTTTCCCGGTGGGTTTACCCCACAATTTGGTGGCACAATCACTGATGCCTCTGTATTTGCTGGCGTCAAAACGGAATTAGATAATGGCTGGGCGATGGATTTGAGTGCCAGTGTAGGGTATTCAGATATCGCTTATCGTTTATCTGGCACCGTTAATCCTTCTCTTGGGCCAGACTCTCCGCTCTCTTTTTCTCCAGGCTCAGTTAGCCAAGTAGAGCGTACGTTTAATCTTGATTTCGCAAAGCTAATTCAATCCGTATTTGAAGAGCCAATTAGTATTGCTATGGGCGCAGAGTGGCGCAGAGAAACTTACTTTCAAAAAGCCGGTGATGATGCCTCTTATGCCGCTGACTCGCTCGCTTTTGACCCCACAACGGGGGCATCGCAAGGGTTCAGCATTGGCTCGAACGGATTCCCTGGTTACCAGCCTCAATCTGCAGGGCACTGGAGCAGAAGTAATTGGGCGGTGTACATAGACTTGGAGTTTTTCTTAAGTGAAGCATGGCAGTTTGGTGTAGCCACCCGCGTTGAACACTTTACTGATTTTGGCTCTACCTTTGATGGCAAGCTAAGTACGCGATATAAGGTTAATGACTTATTTGCCCTTCGAGGCTCTATCAATACTGGCTTTAAAGCGCCGACGGTTGGTCAAAGTAATGTGATTAATGTCACCACGGCTTATAGCGCGAATGGACTAGAAGACCAAGCCACACTGCCGCCCACTGATTTGATATCACAACAGCTAGGTGCAACACCGCTCACTCCAGAAGAGTCGGTTAACTTTAGTTTAGGTGTGGTGATGCACGTAAGTGATACCTTTTTCGCAACCCTCGACTATTTTAATATCCGTTTAATGGACAGGATCAGTACCACGTCAGCAATACCGCTTAGTGAGGCAGACATCCAAGTGCTTAGTGCGAACGGCCGCGACGATGCGGCGAACTACAATGCCGCCAAATTTTTCACCAATGACTTTGATACCCAAACCCAAGGGGTCGATTTAGTGGTTCACTACGACTTCATGGTACAAGATTGGAAGCAGACATTGTTGTTAGCTTACAATTGGACAGACACACAAGTAGAGCGGGTGACCTTGTATCCCACCATGGTTGATGGTGAGATAACCTTAATGCCAAACCTGACAACGCAGCGCATTAGAATGCTAGAAGATAACTTGCCAGCACACAGAGGCAGTTTGACGCTCGAACAGTACATTGGTGACTTTAATTTTACGTGGCGGGCAAACTACTACGGCAAATATTACGAAGACCATCTAGATGCTTCTGCGGGAATGGATATTTATGGAAGCGACACGCTAACGGCAGATGCGCAAGTAGCATGGTTTTTTTCACCGTCGTGGGGAGTTACGCTAGGTGTGCAAAACTTATTTGATACAAAACCTGATAGCAATCCGTTTAGTGGGGAAGTAGGGGCTTTATATCCGCCAACATCGCCAGGGGGGATTAATGGCGCATTCTATTATTTAGGATTGGAATACAGTGTTGATTAA
- a CDS encoding FecR family protein, with the protein MNNIRQFSSKEDIQEQACLWISRLDRELSEDEKTQLDAWLAESPNHRKALMEAASLWDDMSVLNELSGLFPRHQNKTESHNRQKRRVGIVTQARMSVAAAFLVMTIAVAVVVDRIWLEAPDVVAHMSEKIETGIGEQRNLVLSDGSTLLLNTNSRVTVDFSDDVRNIVLLKGEAHFEVAHDTTRPFTVTAGNNTVTAVGTAFNMQYVDDNAFELVVTDGKVLVKDRFSAFSSNQSLFSKTPVEGEGLLMFAGEKATVKGDVDARESLSQNDIDDDLAWQQGMIVFKGERLEAVLAEIGRYTQVHFQISDESLKSRRVAGYFKVGDIDGLLAALKNSFNIEYEKVSDTNIQLSVSRS; encoded by the coding sequence ATGAACAATATTCGTCAGTTTTCCAGCAAAGAAGATATCCAAGAGCAAGCCTGCTTGTGGATAAGCCGTCTCGATCGCGAACTTAGCGAAGACGAAAAAACACAGCTAGATGCGTGGCTTGCCGAAAGTCCAAATCATCGCAAGGCACTCATGGAGGCCGCAAGCTTGTGGGATGATATGTCAGTACTTAACGAGTTAAGTGGCTTGTTTCCTCGTCATCAGAACAAAACCGAATCCCATAATCGCCAAAAGCGCCGCGTGGGTATAGTTACTCAAGCTCGCATGAGCGTAGCAGCTGCGTTTTTAGTTATGACTATTGCGGTAGCTGTTGTGGTTGACCGTATTTGGCTAGAAGCGCCAGATGTAGTGGCGCACATGTCTGAGAAAATTGAAACCGGTATTGGTGAACAAAGAAATCTCGTGCTTTCAGATGGCTCTACACTGCTTTTAAACACAAACTCGCGTGTTACCGTCGATTTTTCTGACGATGTGCGAAACATTGTATTGCTAAAAGGCGAAGCGCATTTTGAAGTGGCGCACGATACCACGCGACCTTTCACGGTAACCGCAGGTAATAATACGGTTACCGCAGTGGGTACTGCGTTTAACATGCAGTATGTTGACGACAACGCTTTCGAATTAGTGGTAACCGATGGAAAGGTATTAGTTAAAGACAGATTTAGTGCATTCAGTAGTAACCAATCATTATTTTCCAAAACACCCGTTGAAGGCGAAGGCCTGCTTATGTTTGCGGGTGAAAAAGCGACAGTTAAAGGCGATGTTGATGCCCGTGAAAGCTTATCGCAAAATGATATCGATGATGACTTAGCATGGCAACAAGGCATGATTGTGTTTAAAGGTGAGCGCTTAGAAGCCGTGCTTGCTGAAATTGGCAGGTATACGCAAGTACATTTCCAGATTTCTGACGAGTCACTCAAAAGCCGCCGTGTGGCTGGCTACTTTAAAGTGGGTGATATCGATGGCTTGCTAGCGGCCCTTAAAAACAGTTTTAATATTGAATACGAGAAAGTATCTGATACCAATATTCAGTTATCGGTTTCCCGAAGCTAG
- a CDS encoding RNA polymerase sigma factor: MTRKSTVTESFLKYRAKLMRAVSTIVGADDIEDIVQEAFIKSYEAEMNQEIRFERTYMLKTARNLALNHVARAENKNNQPIDDMDILPHELVGYSLEKNVESKERFIHFCRATDTLSADVKRVFLLKKVYGMRQKDIAELVGLSESTVEKHVAKGLMLCSKYLAELSKDDAPVRTSRNATQDISRS; the protein is encoded by the coding sequence ATGACCAGAAAGTCGACAGTCACCGAATCCTTCTTAAAATATCGCGCAAAGCTAATGCGTGCGGTGAGTACTATTGTGGGTGCCGACGATATAGAAGACATCGTTCAAGAAGCATTCATAAAAAGTTATGAAGCTGAGATGAATCAAGAGATTCGCTTTGAACGCACGTACATGCTGAAAACAGCACGTAACTTAGCATTAAACCATGTTGCCAGAGCCGAAAATAAAAATAATCAGCCTATTGATGACATGGACATTTTACCCCACGAACTGGTGGGTTATAGCCTAGAAAAAAATGTAGAAAGTAAGGAGCGCTTCATCCACTTTTGTCGAGCGACAGATACATTGTCTGCGGATGTTAAGCGGGTATTTTTACTTAAAAAAGTATATGGCATGCGCCAAAAAGACATCGCAGAACTCGTTGGTTTAAGCGAGAGTACGGTAGAAAAGCATGTCGCTAAAGGATTAATGTTGTGCTCGAAATATTTAGCCGAGCTATCTAAAGATGACGCCCCCGTGCGCACATCTCGTAATGCGACTCAGGACATAAGCCGTAGTTAA
- a CDS encoding TonB-dependent receptor plug domain-containing protein — translation MNTSLSLLTKHVRGVLAASAAFSVMAIAPVHAQEAADAAEANAEDYEQIAIVGSRAAPRSVAESAVPIDIISDEEFKNQGATDVVSMMQTVVPSFNVNDQPINDASTLVRPANLRGMASDHTLVLVNGKRRHRSAVITFLGGGLSDGAQGPDISVIPAAALKQIEVLRDGAAAQYGSDAIAGVINFVLNDASEGGSFEARYGSYYEGDGDMIQLSGNIGMPLSDKGFINLSAEYRTADDTSRSVQRDDAAALVAAGNTFVADPAQIWGSPEIKHDYKLFANLGLELSDTAEAYMFGNFAEREVEGGFYYRNPHTRGGVYAADDGSLLVGDLTDDLSGNCPTDIIPGDNVLTNERYINEVANNPDCFAFNEILPGGFTPRFGGTVTDMSLVFGTRGELANDITYDVSLNLGENEVDFVISNTINPSLGPDTPFEFSPGRYTQSEQTLDVDFTKPFEIGLYEPLFVASGFQYRHESYESFAGDTASYEIGPLASQGFGIGSNGFPGLAANSQGLVSRHNIAFYVDAEAYITETFMLAGAIRYEDYSDFGDTTKGKVAFRWQALENIAFRGAFSTGFKAPTLGQSNVRNVTTAFGTDGKLIDRATLPPTDPVSQLKGGEQLTPEESESITFGVVADFDNGLFVTADYYNIELTDRISTASGIALTDEDIAILLDQGISDASSFSEISFFTNDFDTTTEGLDVVANYSMDMFEGETKFSLAYNWTSTEVDRASDNISAERIRMLEDNLPAVRYSATANHTNGDWRFLARLNYFGSIYEDHLDSALPIDKVGSEITIDLEMAYNFTEELTVTVGAKNAFDEYPDENTQYAGIAGSLYPTTSPIGINGGFYYLRGVYTF, via the coding sequence ATGAATACATCTTTGTCTTTATTGACCAAACACGTTCGAGGCGTACTTGCTGCGTCAGCGGCATTTTCTGTTATGGCCATTGCGCCAGTGCACGCCCAAGAGGCGGCAGATGCAGCAGAAGCGAACGCAGAAGATTATGAACAAATCGCCATTGTAGGTTCACGCGCAGCGCCACGTTCTGTCGCTGAATCTGCGGTACCTATCGATATTATCTCTGATGAAGAGTTTAAAAATCAGGGTGCCACCGATGTTGTCTCTATGATGCAAACGGTTGTTCCGTCGTTTAACGTTAACGACCAACCTATTAATGATGCATCTACCCTAGTTCGTCCTGCTAACCTTCGTGGTATGGCATCAGATCACACGCTTGTGCTAGTAAACGGTAAGCGTCGTCACCGTTCTGCGGTAATCACATTTCTAGGTGGTGGCTTGTCTGATGGTGCACAAGGCCCAGATATCTCGGTTATTCCAGCAGCGGCATTAAAGCAAATTGAAGTATTACGAGACGGCGCTGCGGCGCAGTATGGTTCAGACGCCATTGCCGGTGTTATTAACTTCGTATTAAACGATGCGTCAGAAGGCGGCTCATTTGAAGCTCGCTACGGTTCGTATTACGAAGGTGACGGCGACATGATTCAGCTGTCTGGTAATATTGGTATGCCGTTATCTGATAAAGGTTTCATTAACCTTTCTGCAGAATACCGTACTGCCGATGATACTTCTCGAAGTGTTCAGCGTGATGATGCAGCTGCGTTAGTCGCTGCTGGCAATACTTTCGTTGCCGACCCTGCACAAATTTGGGGTTCGCCTGAAATTAAACACGACTACAAACTTTTCGCTAACCTAGGGTTAGAGCTAAGTGATACCGCAGAAGCCTATATGTTCGGTAACTTCGCTGAGCGTGAAGTGGAAGGTGGTTTCTACTACCGTAACCCGCACACTCGTGGCGGTGTTTACGCGGCTGATGACGGTTCCCTATTGGTTGGTGACTTAACCGACGACCTTTCAGGTAACTGCCCTACCGACATCATCCCTGGCGACAACGTATTAACTAACGAACGCTACATCAATGAAGTGGCTAATAACCCCGATTGTTTTGCGTTCAACGAAATATTGCCAGGTGGTTTCACACCGCGTTTCGGTGGAACGGTTACCGATATGTCATTGGTATTCGGAACCCGTGGTGAATTAGCGAACGACATCACTTATGACGTAAGTTTGAACTTAGGTGAAAACGAAGTTGATTTTGTTATCAGCAACACCATCAACCCATCACTTGGTCCCGATACTCCGTTCGAGTTTAGCCCTGGTCGTTATACGCAATCAGAGCAAACCCTTGACGTAGATTTCACTAAGCCTTTTGAAATTGGTTTGTATGAGCCGTTATTTGTAGCAAGTGGTTTCCAATACCGTCATGAAAGCTACGAGAGTTTTGCCGGTGATACTGCATCTTATGAAATTGGTCCTCTAGCGTCACAAGGCTTTGGTATTGGTTCAAATGGTTTCCCTGGTTTAGCGGCAAACAGCCAAGGCTTAGTATCGCGTCATAACATCGCGTTCTACGTAGATGCAGAAGCGTACATCACTGAGACCTTTATGTTAGCGGGTGCTATTCGTTACGAAGATTACTCAGACTTTGGTGATACCACTAAAGGTAAAGTGGCGTTCCGCTGGCAAGCGCTTGAAAACATCGCGTTCCGTGGTGCTTTCTCAACTGGCTTTAAAGCACCTACATTAGGACAAAGTAACGTACGTAACGTAACCACAGCATTTGGTACTGATGGCAAGCTTATCGACCGTGCTACGCTTCCACCTACCGATCCTGTGTCACAGCTTAAAGGTGGTGAGCAGCTTACTCCGGAAGAATCTGAAAGTATTACCTTTGGTGTAGTGGCAGACTTCGATAACGGTTTGTTCGTTACTGCTGATTACTACAACATTGAACTTACTGACCGTATCAGTACCGCTTCTGGTATTGCGCTTACTGATGAAGATATAGCGATTTTGCTTGATCAAGGCATCAGTGATGCGTCTAGCTTTAGTGAAATTAGTTTCTTTACCAATGACTTCGATACCACAACCGAAGGTCTTGATGTGGTAGCAAACTACAGCATGGATATGTTCGAAGGCGAAACTAAGTTCTCGCTCGCGTACAACTGGACGTCCACCGAAGTAGATAGAGCATCTGATAATATTTCAGCTGAACGCATCCGCATGTTGGAAGATAACCTTCCGGCAGTACGCTACAGTGCAACAGCTAACCATACGAATGGTGACTGGCGCTTCCTAGCTCGCCTAAACTATTTCGGTAGCATCTATGAAGATCACCTAGATTCAGCACTACCTATCGATAAAGTAGGGTCTGAAATCACGATTGATTTGGAAATGGCTTATAACTTCACAGAAGAGCTGACCGTAACAGTGGGTGCGAAAAACGCGTTTGATGAGTACCCAGATGAAAACACGCAGTATGCAGGTATTGCAGGTTCGTTGTATCCGACTACGTCTCCCATCGGTATCAATGGCGGTTTCTATTACCTGAGAGGTGTTTACACTTTCTAA
- a CDS encoding Grx4 family monothiol glutaredoxin, with the protein MDNTETQSTVDRIKQQIEENPILLYMKGSPKLPSCGFSSQASQALMGCGEPFAYVDILQNPDIRAELPKYANWPTFPQLWVDGELVGGCDIIMEMFQQNELQPLIKETAEKHKTEE; encoded by the coding sequence ATGGATAACACTGAAACTCAATCCACCGTAGACAGAATTAAGCAACAAATTGAAGAAAACCCTATTCTTTTATATATGAAGGGTTCTCCTAAACTGCCAAGTTGTGGTTTTTCTTCACAAGCATCACAAGCACTAATGGGCTGTGGTGAACCGTTTGCGTATGTAGACATTTTGCAAAATCCAGATATTCGCGCTGAACTACCAAAGTATGCGAACTGGCCAACTTTCCCGCAATTATGGGTAGACGGCGAGTTAGTTGGTGGTTGTGACATTATCATGGAAATGTTTCAACAAAACGAATTGCAGCCGTTAATTAAAGAAACGGCAGAGAAACACAAGACTGAAGAATAA